A stretch of Thermovenabulum gondwanense DNA encodes these proteins:
- a CDS encoding TatD family nuclease-associated radical SAM protein translates to MIAYKIGDSLYLNITNRCTNKCSFCIRNFAKGVGGYDLWLEKEPTTKEIIEAIGNPENYKEIVFCGYGEPLLRLQVVLDVASYIKNNFPGIPVRINTNGLGNLIHGEDITPQFKGLIDVISISLNAHNSETYDSICRSDYGEEAFYAVLEFARKCKNYVPKVVLTVVELPEVDIEKCKRIAEELGVGFKVRKFEKS, encoded by the coding sequence ATGATAGCATATAAAATAGGAGATTCACTGTATTTAAACATCACCAACCGTTGCACGAATAAGTGCAGCTTCTGTATAAGAAACTTTGCAAAGGGTGTCGGTGGCTACGACTTATGGCTTGAGAAGGAACCGACAACAAAGGAAATAATTGAGGCAATCGGCAATCCCGAAAATTATAAAGAAATAGTTTTTTGCGGTTACGGGGAGCCTCTTTTGAGGCTTCAGGTGGTTCTGGATGTGGCGTCTTATATAAAGAATAATTTTCCTGGGATTCCGGTTAGAATAAATACAAACGGGCTTGGAAATTTGATTCATGGAGAGGATATAACCCCTCAGTTCAAAGGTTTAATTGACGTGATCTCCATTAGCCTTAATGCTCATAATTCGGAAACCTACGACAGTATTTGCCGCTCCGATTACGGTGAAGAAGCTTTCTATGCCGTACTGGAGTTTGCCAGAAAATGCAAAAATTACGTTCCGAAGGTGGTTTTAACCGTTGTGGAGCTTCCCGAAGTGGATATAGAAAAATGTAAAAGGATTGCCGAAGAACTGGGAGTGGGGTTTAAGGTCAGGAAATTCGAAAAAAGTTAA
- a CDS encoding tryptophan transporter: MKLRESILTALLMAIGYVLHQVTPPIVAGMRPNFLLVMLFLSIFINPKPANALLAGFLGGVFAALSTTFPGGQIANIVDELITSQVIALLVRVTPNLNRQIAVPIFTLLGTMISGAIFLSVAMIVVGALPTAFSTLYTVVVLPTAAINTVVGAILYNLARTALRTVVKF; the protein is encoded by the coding sequence ATGAAGTTAAGGGAGTCTATCTTAACCGCTCTTTTAATGGCAATCGGCTATGTTTTACATCAGGTGACTCCGCCCATTGTTGCCGGAATGAGGCCGAATTTCCTTCTTGTTATGCTCTTCCTTTCGATCTTTATTAATCCGAAACCCGCTAACGCGCTTCTCGCTGGTTTTTTAGGAGGGGTATTTGCCGCCCTTTCCACCACCTTCCCGGGTGGGCAAATTGCAAACATCGTTGATGAACTTATTACATCTCAGGTGATTGCATTACTTGTCAGGGTTACACCCAATTTAAACCGACAAATAGCGGTACCTATCTTCACCCTGCTGGGAACGATGATAAGCGGAGCAATATTTTTATCGGTGGCAATGATAGTGGTGGGAGCTCTTCCGACTGCCTTTTCTACCCTTTATACGGTAGTTGTTCTGCCTACCGCTGCCATAAACACCGTGGTAGGTGCAATATTATATAATTTGGCAAGAACGGCTCTGAGAACGGTAGTAAAATTTTAG
- the metG gene encoding methionine--tRNA ligase, producing the protein MEGKTFYITTPIYYPSDKLHIGHSYTTVAADAMARFKRLTGHDVFFLTGTDEHGQKIQRKAQEKGKTPKEYVDEIVDWIKELWKILDISYDHFIRTTDDYHVKGVQEIFRRLYEKGDIYKGEYEGWYCTPCESFFTERELVEGRCPDCGRDVELVKEEAYFFRLSKYRDKLIDYIEKNPDFIQPPSRKNEMLNNFLKPGLEDLCVSRTSFDWGIPVTFDEGHVVYVWIDALSNYITALGYPFNNELFNKYWPADVHLVGKEIVRFHTIIWPAMLMALDLPLPRRVFGHGWLILEGGKMSKSKGNVVDPRMLVDLYGVDAIRYFLLREIPFGADGNFSNDALVDRINYDLANDLGNLLSRTVTMLEKYCEGRIPAFGEFTKEDKELIAMAKSLPQKIESLMDSFEFSEALKEIWQFIGRANKYIDETAPWVLAKEEGKRERLHTVLYNLAESLRVISIHISPFMPNTPGKIRKQLGIPGDICTWEAAKEWGLLSPGAKIGQKEIIFPRIEKNTENDKKTKEEETRAKGNQNLEGLNLITIEDFGKVELRVAEVIEAEKIQGADKLLKLQVKIGEEKRQIVAGIAKFYSPEELIGKKIVVVANLKPAKLKGVESQGMLLAASIDDKLSIITVERDVPSGAKVK; encoded by the coding sequence ATGGAAGGAAAAACTTTTTATATTACAACTCCAATATACTATCCCAGCGATAAACTCCACATAGGTCATTCCTATACAACTGTTGCAGCCGATGCTATGGCCCGCTTTAAAAGGCTAACCGGCCACGATGTTTTCTTTTTAACGGGAACCGACGAACACGGTCAAAAGATCCAGAGGAAAGCCCAGGAGAAAGGAAAGACTCCAAAGGAATACGTGGATGAAATAGTAGATTGGATAAAAGAATTATGGAAGATACTTGACATTTCTTATGATCATTTCATAAGAACTACCGATGATTACCACGTGAAAGGCGTTCAGGAAATTTTTAGAAGGCTTTACGAAAAGGGAGATATTTATAAGGGCGAATACGAAGGATGGTACTGCACACCCTGCGAATCCTTTTTTACCGAAAGGGAACTGGTGGAAGGCAGGTGCCCAGATTGCGGCAGGGATGTGGAGCTGGTAAAGGAGGAGGCTTACTTTTTCAGGCTGTCAAAATATCGGGATAAATTAATTGATTACATTGAGAAAAATCCCGATTTTATACAACCCCCATCCAGGAAGAATGAAATGTTAAATAACTTTTTAAAGCCGGGACTGGAGGACCTTTGCGTATCACGAACAAGCTTTGATTGGGGGATTCCCGTTACCTTTGACGAAGGGCATGTGGTTTACGTGTGGATCGATGCCCTTTCCAATTACATCACGGCTCTTGGATATCCTTTTAATAATGAGCTTTTTAATAAATACTGGCCGGCGGATGTACACCTGGTTGGGAAGGAAATAGTAAGGTTCCATACCATTATTTGGCCTGCTATGCTTATGGCTTTGGACCTTCCCCTTCCCAGGAGGGTTTTCGGCCATGGATGGCTTATTCTGGAAGGCGGCAAGATGTCAAAATCCAAGGGTAACGTGGTAGATCCAAGAATGCTGGTGGACCTTTACGGTGTGGATGCAATCAGATACTTTTTATTGAGGGAAATTCCTTTTGGAGCTGATGGCAATTTTTCCAACGATGCCCTTGTCGATAGAATAAATTACGACCTTGCCAACGATTTGGGGAATTTGCTTTCCCGGACCGTAACAATGCTGGAAAAGTACTGTGAAGGCAGAATACCTGCCTTCGGGGAGTTCACAAAAGAAGATAAAGAGCTCATAGCTATGGCAAAATCCCTTCCGCAAAAAATAGAATCCTTGATGGATTCCTTCGAGTTTTCCGAAGCCTTAAAAGAGATCTGGCAGTTCATTGGCAGGGCGAACAAATATATTGACGAAACGGCACCCTGGGTTCTTGCAAAGGAAGAAGGAAAAAGAGAAAGGCTCCATACCGTTCTTTACAACCTTGCCGAATCCCTGAGGGTGATTTCCATCCACATATCGCCTTTTATGCCCAATACGCCCGGTAAAATCAGAAAGCAGCTGGGGATTCCCGGGGATATTTGCACCTGGGAAGCGGCAAAAGAGTGGGGATTGCTGTCACCGGGAGCAAAGATAGGACAAAAAGAGATTATTTTCCCGAGAATCGAAAAGAATACGGAAAACGATAAAAAAACAAAAGAAGAAGAAACCAGAGCAAAGGGAAATCAAAACCTGGAAGGATTGAATTTAATTACAATAGAAGATTTTGGGAAGGTGGAGCTGCGGGTGGCAGAAGTGATTGAAGCGGAAAAAATACAGGGTGCGGATAAGCTTTTAAAACTCCAGGTTAAAATAGGAGAAGAAAAGAGGCAGATAGTAGCGGGGATAGCAAAATTTTACTCACCCGAAGAACTCATAGGCAAAAAAATAGTAGTTGTAGCAAATTTGAAACCTGCAAAACTGAAGGGAGTGGAATCCCAGGGGATGTTACTTGCGGCTTCCATTGATGATAAACTCTCAATAATTACTGTAGAAAGGGATGTACCGTCAGGAGCGAAAGTAAAATAA
- a CDS encoding TatD family hydrolase → MYLDVHAHIDDEAFNNDRYELIEKIKREGVFFINAGVDVESSALSVELSKNENVYAAVGVHPHEAAKTNKGFIDELKRFSKNSKVVAIGEVGLDYHYNFSPKQKQLGVFKEQLYLAGELNLPVVVHDREAHEDVLKLLEEVGTQKVMLHCFSGDLYMAEEALKKGYYFSFGGSMTFKKNEGGREIIKKLPVKRTFLETDSPYLTPEPFRGKRNDPTFIKIIYDYFAQLKETGLNEIKKLMRENAAEFFGIYI, encoded by the coding sequence TTGTACTTGGATGTTCACGCTCATATAGACGATGAGGCTTTTAACAATGATAGATATGAATTAATCGAAAAAATAAAAAGAGAAGGGGTTTTCTTCATTAACGCCGGGGTTGACGTAGAATCCAGTGCCTTGTCGGTTGAGCTTTCAAAAAACGAAAACGTATATGCAGCCGTGGGGGTTCACCCCCACGAAGCTGCAAAAACCAATAAAGGCTTTATTGATGAGCTGAAAAGATTTTCAAAAAATTCAAAGGTAGTAGCCATCGGCGAGGTAGGGCTGGATTACCACTACAATTTTTCTCCTAAACAAAAGCAGTTAGGGGTTTTCAAAGAACAGCTTTATTTAGCGGGTGAGCTCAATCTTCCGGTGGTGGTACACGACAGGGAGGCGCATGAGGATGTGTTAAAGCTGCTGGAAGAAGTGGGAACCCAAAAGGTCATGCTCCATTGTTTTTCAGGGGACCTTTATATGGCAGAAGAGGCCTTAAAAAAAGGGTATTATTTCTCCTTCGGAGGTTCGATGACTTTCAAAAAAAATGAAGGGGGAAGGGAAATAATAAAAAAACTGCCGGTAAAAAGAACTTTCCTGGAAACCGATTCCCCTTACCTTACACCCGAGCCCTTTCGCGGTAAAAGAAACGACCCTACTTTTATAAAGATCATTTACGATTATTTTGCACAATTAAAAGAAACAGGGTTAAATGAAATAAAAAAGTTAATGAGGGAAAATGCCGCGGAGTTTTTTGGGATCTACATTTAA